The following DNA comes from Spirulina major PCC 6313.
CCGCCCCGGTAATTCCACCACCAATCACAATCCAGTCGTAATGCTTGCTCATCGCCGATCTTAAACGTCGTTACCCTTTGGCCGTCACAGCTTGTTCACCCATGACCCTCACCCCAAACTCCTCTCCCACGGGGCAATGGGCTTCTAATCTCTACGGGATGATGTCTGAACCCGCTGTATTGCCGCATTCTGTTAAGAACTCCTTGTTAGGTCGCGACAGGAGCCGCGATCACCCCTTGGCGCTCTAGACTCGCCGCCACCCGTAAGAGATAGGCTTCATTATAGGGAGCCGCTATCAACTGTACCCCAATGGGTAAGCCCTGATCTCGCACCACCGGCACGGTCAACACCGGCAACCCAATGAAGGACAGCGGTTGGGTGAAGCGACCGAGATAGGGGCGCACATCCACCGTCTGCCCGCCAATCACGGCCTCTAATTGGCCAAGGCGAGGGGCAACACAGGGGGTCGTGGGGGCTACGATCACATCCACATCTCGGAAGATGCGGCGGACTTGATTGCGATACCAGCGGCGAAAGCGTTGGGATTGGATGTACCAAGCGGCGGGGAGAATCGTGCCAGTGAGGAAGCGATCGCGCGTTGCCGGGTCAAAATCATGGGCCCGCGATCGCAGGTTTGCCAGATGATGGGTTGCCCCTTCGGCGGCGGTAATCAACATTGCCGCCGCCCGGGCCCGTTCCGTTTCCGGCAAAGTCACCACAGCATCAGCATCAAGGGCCGCCGCCACTTGTGCCACCGCCGCAAAGATTTCCGGGTCGGCCCCCGTTTGAAAATAATCCCCCGCCTGGGCGATGCGAATTCCCGGAAGCCCTAAGTTCAATTGCGGCAACACCGGATCAGGCGGATGGCGGCTGCACACCGGATCAAAAACATCATCCCCCTGGAGAAAATCAAACACCGTCGCCACATCCCGCACCGATCGCGCCATCACCCCAATATGATCCAAACTACTCGAAAACAACACCGTGCCCGCCCGCGACAGGCGGCCAAAGGTCGGTTTCAAGCCATAGACCCCACAGAGAGCCGCCGGCACGCGCACGGAGCCATTGGTATCCGACCCCAAACTAATCGGCACCAACCCCGCCGCCACCGCCGCCGCCGATCCCCCCGACGATCCCCCCGCCACCCGCTCCGGATCATGGGGATTATGGGTCGAACCGTAGTGGGTGTTTTCCGTCACGAAACCGTAGGCGTATTCATCCATATTCAACGCGCCGAGGAGGATACCCCCCGCATGTTTAAGGCGGGTGATCACGGTGGCATCTTGGCCAGCGGGTTCATCTTCAGCGTTGATTTTCGCGCCGGCCAGGGTGGTGACCCCGGCAATATCAAACAGGTTTTTCACCGCAAAGGGCACACCACTGAGGGCACTCCAGCGATGGCGGGGGTGGGGGCTGTGGTCGAGTTGGCGGGAGGCGAGGAGAGCCTGATCCGCGAGGACGGCGGTGAAGCAGTTCAGGCCCGGATCGCGCTGGTGAATCTGGGCCAAGTGATGCTTAACCACAGCTTCGACTGTGGTTTGTTGGGTTTGGACGGCGCGGGCAATGGCCACTGCATCGGCAGTGGCGAGATCGAGGGTCATGGCTCAAAGGTCGAGACAACTTCGAGATCATCGGGGAGGACAAACTCCATGACCTGGGGGGCGATCGCTGCCAACCGCTCCATCTGTTGGACGACACTGCGGCGATCGGCATCGGACACCGTCAGCCCCATTAACTGCACAGTTTGTTCAACATAGAGGGTCCAGTCAATCTCGGCATTCAGCATGGCTATCTTGATTCAAGGGGACAGGACAAGGGAAAACGGGTCGAAGCACAGCCATTAGCCCGCACTGTTGAGATTCGCGATCACAGCTTGCAGATTACCAATGGCTTCTTGCTGATAGGCTCCTGTTTGTTGCGCTTGCTCAAGCAATACTTGGAGGTGTTGGCCATGACTGCGTAAGTCTTGCGTGGACTCGTTTAAGGGTTCGACCAACTCTTCGTAGAGGTTCACTCGTCCCCACAACAGGGTCACCGTGGCTCGATTTTCCTTGAGTTGTTCTTCGAGCGATCGCACCTGATTTTGGTGTTCATCATAGGCATTAATTTGGTCTTGCAAATGGGCTTCCGCTGCGGTGACCTGAGTCTGGATTGCTTCGATTTCGCCCTCAATCGTTTGGATTTCCTCCGCCAACTCCACCTGCTGCGCTTCCAATTGCGCCAAGACCGGCATCAAATCCACCCCAGCCGCTTCATTGTCAGGGTCAGGAATGCCCTGGCGTTGGCGCAACGCCTTGAGATACTGCTTCAGGGTCGTTTGTTTTTCTGCCAGGGTGCGCCGCTGCCCCACCAGGGTTTCATCGAGCAATTTACGCTGTTCCTGCTCATCGGCCAGTTCTTCTTCGAGGGCCGAGCTATCGTAAACATTGGCCGCCTTGAGTTTTGCTTCGAGTTCCGTCACCGCCTCGCGCTGTAACTTCAGTTCTTCCTCTTGATCGGCGACAAATTGACCGAGGCGATCGTACTCCTTTTGCAGATCATCCACCCGCTGATTGAGATCCGCCAAGGACATCGTTTGTAACGCTTCCAGGTCAAGTCCGCCTTTATCCTCCCCATCACTGGGCACGACCCCCTGGGCAAGGTCGGCTAAGGCTTGATAGACTTCAGACTGTTGTCTTTGCTGGGCTTGGAGGGCTTCGAGGAGCGATGTTTTGAGGCTGAGTTGAGACTGATGGTGGGTTAAATCCTGCTTGGCTTCGTCGAGGGACATCCGCAGGGCTTGGAGATGTTGATGCTGGGTTTCCCAATCATTCGCTTGCCGATCAATCTCTTGCTGCTGCTGTTGAGCATCGGCCCGCTGTTCATCCAGTTGCCGACTGTAGTAGTCACAATTGTCCTGTTGATTGCTCACCAGGTCGAGGGTGATGGTGATTTGCTCGGCGAGGGATTCGAGGGGTAGGGGATGATCCGCGAGGTAATTCGCCAACTCCTGGAGTTGTTGGGACTGTTCCGGGTCAATGCCGACGGCTGCTACGGCGGTGCTTTGGCTGGATTCTTGTTGTTCGGCGAGGCGCTGTTGTTCGCCGCGCAGGTGGGCCCAGGCTTGTTCGAGTTCTTGGGTTTTGCGCTCAAATTCTTCGCGGATGCGATCGGCTTCGGCGCGGGCTTGTTCGAGTTCCTCGGAGCTTGCGCCTCCTCCCCCGCCGCCTTCTTCAAGGGCATTCTCAAGCTGTTCGAGTTCAGCCTCAAGCTCCATTTCTCGCTTATTGAGTTCTTGGGCTTGGAGCGTTAAGGACTGTTTCCAGCCTTCGATTTCTTCTTCTTGCTCTTTGAGTTTTTCTTGCAGGCGGGAGTAGCGTTGAAGATCCCGGATAATTTGAGGGGCTGCGGGTTCAGGGGGGCCTTGGGGTTGACGATTATTATTGAGGTTAATCGCGATCAGAACGCCGGACTCAAAGGAATTGGCTTCTTCGCATTCAATCGCCTCATCACCGGGTACAGCAGTCCAGCTTTGGTCATTACGCTGGCAGGCCAAAAGTTTGATTTCCGTGGAGACTTTCGCCATGAAGCCGCCACTTTTTTGCTTTCTTACTTCTGCGAGATACAGCACGCTGACCGTCCTCTCAATGTATCGTTTGCTGGGTTCATGATCACTGTAGTACCTTTTCGGGTCGGCTTTTCCTGTCCGATGGTATCGGTACGGTTGTTTCAGCTTGGATTGGGTAATGAAATTAAGCGTACCGCTACTTTCCCCATTTTAATCAGAGTCTCGACAATTGGAAGCATTCTGCTGGGGTGGACAAAATGGATGGTATCACCTTGGATGATGGCCCAGACTGTTCCTATGGTACTGAGCTTTTTCCATAATGAATGTTCACAGAGGATGAAAGAATGTTTTTGCTAAATGGGATGGTTAGATGAGAAGACTGAGGATGAGGGAGGCGAGGACTGTGGGTGGCGCGAAGGGTGATCATGCTTGAGGGATGGCTGGCGGATTGGGATTTGGGGATGGTGCTGGGGATGTTGGCGCAGCGCCAATGGACGGGGACGGTGACGACGATCGCATGGGATCGCAGTACGGGGTCGCCTCTGCGGTTTTGGCTGACCCAAGGGCAGTTAACCTACGGCGCACCGATCGATCCGGCCTTGGAGCACGATCGCACCTTGGACTATGGACTCGCCCCAGAAACTCACGCCGGTCTGCCGGGGGGCTATGGCGGCCTCTGGCGAGCGATGGATCAAGGGGCGATCGCCTTTGCGGATCTGCGTCCGCTTTGGCGCAGCATGATCCTGGAATTGCTGTTTGAAGGGTTCGGAATCCGATCGGGTCGGTTTGTGGCGGTTCCCGGTGCGCCCCTATCGCCCAACCTCGGCGGCTGGCCGATGGCCCCGCTGCGATCGCAGATTCGCCGTACCCGTCAAGCCTGGCATCACCTCGCCCCCCTGATCACCTCCCTGGACCAATGCCCCCGCGTCACCGATATCGAGGCCGCCCATGCCGCCCTCACCCCCACTCCCTACGCGGCGATCGCTACCTGGGCCGATGGCCGCACCTCCCTGCGCCAACTCAGCCGCCGCCTTGGGGGCAATACCCCCGTCACCATCGGTCGCTGTCTCCACCAAGGCCATCAAGCCGGTTGGCTCCACCTGCCCCCCGCGCCAGAGCCTGGCCCCAGTGCCCCCCCCAGTATTCTCTACGTCGGCGATGACCCCGACCTCAGCCAACCCATCGCCCTCGACCTCCGCGCCCACGGCTACGACATTTGTGTCGAAGCCAACCCCTTCACCGCCCTGAACTATATTTGTGACACCCTGCCGGATCTGATCCTCTGCGATCGCCGCTTACCCAGTCTGCCCGGCTCCACCTTCGCCGCCCTCGTGCGCCAACTCCCCCAGGGCGATCGTATCCCCTTCATCCTCATCCAATCCCCCCAGACCGCCGCCGCCGAAATTCTGGACTCCAGCCTGATCACCTTGACCAAACCCTGCACAACCCGTATGCTTTTAACGCTAATCCCCCAGCACCTTCCCCCTAAAAAAAGGCTCAGGAAATGAACTGAACCGATTATGATTGGGAAAATCCCGGTTGAGGGACAACTCAGCAACAGAGTAGGCTAAAGATGGGCGATACTTTATTAATGTATGAACCAGCATCAGTCCAGCGAACATTGATTCACAGGCTGCCACAGGTTTCATCAGGATTAGGTAGGGAGATATGAGTAGCAAAGTTTTGGTGGTCGAAGATAGTCTAGCCCAGCGACAAATGATTTCAGACCTCCTCAAAGGGAGTGGCTTAGACGTCGCCGTCGCGAGCAATGGCGCAGAAGCCTTAAAGCTTGTTAAAGCATACGATCCCGATATCGTGGTGCTGGACATTGTCATGCCGCAAATGAACGGCTATGAACTCTGCCGTCGGCTCAAAAGTGATCCCAAAACCCAAAATCTGCCCGTCGTCATGTGCTCCTCTAAAGGACAAGAATTCGATCGCTATTGGGGAATGCGTCAGGGTGCCGATGCCTATATTGCCAAGCCCTTCCAACCCGTAGAACTGATCGGAACCGTGAAGCAGTTACTCCGAGGCTAGGCCACGCTGAATTCAAGCAGAGAAGCGGCTGAGATGATCCATCATACAGATCAGGCAACAGAAGACTATGGGATGGAATGACCCCGGACAACTCCGGAATAGCGAGGATCTTGCCTCTGATATTGAAAATATTGGCACTCCCGAAGGTGAACTTCACCTGCGTTTCTTCCTGCCTTCTAACATTGAACTCGCTCTGCCCGCCACCGGGATTCGTGAAGTGATGAATCAGTCTCCCGATCGCATCACTCCCATTCCCAACGCCTCCCCTCTGCTGCTCGGCACGATTAATATTCGGGGGCAGGTGATTTGGGTGGCAGATCTCGGTCAGTTCCTAGGAGATCCCGTCGCCCTGAGTACACAGCGGGCAGAGATTCCCATCATCGCTGTTGAAGACCAGGATATGATTTTAGGGTTGGCCATTAGTGATATCGGGGAAATGGCTTGGCTCGACAGTGAGCAACTCACCGCCACCAGCGGGATTCCCAGCAGTATGCTCACATTTATGGTGGGAGAATGGGTTCCGCCCTATCAACAACTCGAACAACCCCTGCGTTTACTCGATCCGGTGCGCATTTTGCGGTCGGCGCGGTGGGCTTCTTAGGGGAAATCGAGTACAACAGAAGACAATGACGTTCAGGTACTATCCTACGGGTAAGCAGTTAGCTGCAAAGGCGGGAGAACTTTATGGCACAAGAGACGGACTACGCGCAAGAGTACGGGCAAGCAGAGCGTGCCTATGCCCTTGGTCAGTATGAAAAAGCCGCCTCCATCATCGATCGCCTCGTCATGGACTATGATGACGATCCTGCTGTGCAACTCTTGCGGGGTCATATCTACTGCTACGGTCTCCATGACTATGCCACCGCCCAAGAACAGTACGCACGGGTCAAAGAACTCACCGACGATCAAGACTTTATCAATTACGCCGAAACGGGGATCGAGGATGCGATCGCTGGCCTCAGTGATGACCCCGAAGACTATGGCGACACCAACGGCAACGGCAGTCTAAATAACTTCGACTCCTACGACAATACCAGCACCTTTGCCGACAATGCCTTTGATAGCGAAGCCTTTCAATCGGAATTTGCCGACGACAGCGCCTTTGCCGACCTCAGCGACTCCGGTCTAGATGACGACATCACCGACTTTGAATTTGACAACCAACTCCTCGAAAGCAATCCTCAGGCCACCGACAATTTCTTTGGCACCGATGCCGAGGATGACCCCTTTGGCATGGACGATGATTTAGATGCCACCCACTTCATGAATCCAGACGAGGATGACCCCTTCAGCATCCAAGACGATGCCGATTGGCAAACCGATCCCGACGCAGAAGCCACCCAGTTCATCACGAACTCTCCCTTTGATGACATGCAAATGGAGGATTACCCCAACTTCGATCCAGGGGATTCTGACTCCACGTTCGTGATCCCGCCCTCTTCCACTCATGGCGGGAGCAATGCCATGGACGAGGATCTCCTCTTCGATCAAGCCCTCGACCATGATTATGGCGAGGATGATTTTGCCATGGATGATTCGGCCTTTGCCACGACGGATCAGATGCTAGATGATGATTATCCTGAAACCCTGTTGATGGATTCGGGAGTTCCGGATGAAGACAGTGCCTTTGGTCTAGATGAGGAGTTCATTGAAGCCAATGCCGGGATGCCCCTGGATGAAGCGGACTATGACCTTGAAGAGGATGGCATGAGTCCGGAACTGGAGGCGGATTTTGACGCGCCAGGGGATGATAATTTTACCTTCGACGATTTCGATGATAATGCTTTCCAAGATGGGGGGTTTGATGACTTTGGGGATACCACCATTGGCCCTGATTCCTTTGCGGGCACAACGGGGGGAGACTTTGGCGAGGAAGACACCAGTGGTTTCTTAGATGAGTTTCCGGAAGTCTTCAACAATGAGCTTAACGACCTCGAAGACATTTCTGAATTTGATGTCGACGGGATCGGCGGGACGATATCGGATTCTGCCTTTGCTGAAGTGGGCTTTGATGAGGAGGTTGATCTGAGCGGGTTTGCATCACCTGGGGCGAAGCTGGGCCGGGTGGGGGCTGATCGAGACGGAACTGGATCGGGGGATGAAACGCCGACGAATTTTACCCAGACGAGCGATCGCTTCCTAGAACCCACCGTCGATGTGGACGCGGGACGCATGGCCTGGTTTGCCAACTTCCCCCTCGTCAAAAAGCAATGGGTTACCGCCGTCGCTGCTGGCGTGGCCTCTGCTCTGGCGGTCTCGTTGATCTCGTTTGTGAGTTTCAGTCGCACCCCCGAAGATCAGAAAAAGGTGATTATTCCCTACATGATCGGCTGGAATACCCTGATGACCCTCGTGGCGGGGGGAAGCGCGGGCGGTGTTGTCTGGTTCCTGGGCCGCGAAACCCTCCAGCAAATTCATCGCTCCACCACCGATCTGCAATCTCAATTTGAAGCTGTTTCCCAAGGTGATTTCAACGCCAAAGCCACCATTTATTCTGAAGATGAATTTGGCCATCTTGCCGCTGGTTTTAACGAAATGGCGCGGGTCATTCTCACCACCACCAGCGAAGCCCAACGGCGGGCCGAAGAAACCGAGCAGCAAAAAGAAGATCTCCAACGCCAGGTGATTCGCCTCCTAGACGACGTGGAAGGCGCGGCACGGGGAGACTTAACGGTGCGCGCAGAAGTGACCGCCGACGTGCTCGGTGCGGTGGCCGATGCCTTTAACTTGACGATTCAAAACCTGCGGGAGATTGTTCAACAGGTACGGGCAGCGGCGCGGCAGGTGAACAAGAGTTCCTCGGAAAATGAACAGTTTGCGCGGGGTCTCCAAAGTGATGCCTTGCGCCAAGCGGAAGAATTAGCCGTGACCCTAAACTCGGTGCAGATGATGACCGACTCGATTCGCCGGGTGGCCGAAAACGCCCGCGAAGCGGAAGAAGTGGCACGGTCAGCCGCAGCGGTGGCCCTCAAGGGCGGCGATGCGGTAGAACACGCCGTGGTGGGGATCGTCCAGATTCGGGAAACGGTGGCGGAAACGACCCGGAAGGTGAAACGCCTCGCGGAATCGTCTCAGGAAATTTCGATGATTGTGGCGGCGATTTCCACGATCGCATCGCGCACCAACCTCCTCGCCCTTAACGCTTCGATTGAGGCAGCGCGAGCCGGGGAAGCCGGACGTGGGTTTGCGATCGTGGCAGATGAAGTCCGTCAACTCGCCGATCGCTCCGCCAAAGCGTTGAAAGACATTGAGCAGATCGTGTTACAGATTCAAAGTGAGACCAGCTTGGTGATGCAGGCCATGGAAGAAGGCACACAGCAGGTGATCGACGGAACGAAACGGGCCGAACAGGCGAAACGATCTCTCGAAGATATCATCCAAGTGTCCAACCGGATTGACGCACTGGTGCGATCGATTACCGCCGACACCGTTGAACAAACCGAAAGCACCTTAGCCGTGGCGCAGGTGATGCAGTCGGTGGAACTCACCGCCCAAGAAACCTCCCAAGAATCCCAAAAGGTGGCATCTTCTCTGCAAAACCTGGTGAGTATTGCCCGCGACTTGCTCACCTCTGTGGAACGATTCCGGATTGACGATACTGATACCAACTAGGAACGATTATGGCGGATGGAGTCAAGAGGAAGTCAAGCTTGGGGCTGTGGAGCCAAAGGGTGTTAGCCGCCATTTTTCTCGCGGGTCAGGCCATTTTTCACCTGTTTAAAATCAAAATTAATCGCCGCAATACCCTAGAGCAATGTGTATCGGTGGGGCCAGGGTCGTTGGTGATCGCGCTGGTGACGGCGGCCTTTGTGGGGATGGTGTTTACGATCCAGGTGGCGCGGGAGTTTTTGTATTTTGGGGCGGGGAGTGCGGTAGGGGGCGTGTTAGCGATCGCCCTCACCCGTGAACTCGCCCCCGTCCTTACCGCCGTCGTGCTTGCCGGTCGCGTCGGTTCCGCCTTCGCCGCCGAAATTGGCACCATGCGCGTCACCGAGCAGATCGACGCTCTGCAAATGCTCAAAACCGACCCCATCGATTATCTTGTCATTCCTCGCATCATCGCCTGTTCCTTAATGCTGCCGGTGCTCACTCTCCTATCGTTGCTGGTGGGCATTATCGGTGGCTTAGTTGTGTCCCATAACCTCTACGGCATCAGTCAAACCGTCTTTTTAGACTCCGTGAAAAATTTTGTCTCTCTCTGGGATATTGTCAGCGCCATGCTGAAGGCGGCGGTGTTTGGGGCAATGGTGGCAGTGATTGGCTGTAGCTGGGGCTTAACCACCACGGGCGGCGCGAAAGGGGTCGGCGAATCCACCACCACCGCCGTAGTCACCTCGCTCCTCGCCATTTTTATCGCTAACTTTTTCCTCTCCTGGGTGATGTTCCAAGGCACGGGGAATTCGATGACGGGTTAAGCCCTCCCCACTGCCCAACGGATTAGGGATTCGCTTGTGGGGGAAAAACCCCTAAACTGCGGCGGCGATCAATCCAAAGGCGGGCGCGGCGCACAGCTTCTTCGCGTGTCCAAGCTTTGGGGACGGCGATCGCATCCCCCCAGTCATAGGCCACCCACGCTGTATAGATCCTCACCCCCTGCCAGGTTCCCGGCGCGAGTTGGATCGTGTAGCCGCGATAGGGAAACGACAGGGTGATGTGGACGATATCAGGATCGGAGATCATGGTTGCAGGGTGGGGTTAATCGGGCCATTCTACTTGTTTAATCCGGGCGTGATGGCCACGGGTGATGGCGATCGCTGACTTGGGGACTCGGTAGGTTTTGGCCAAAAGTTGGATCAATTCCTGATTCGCTTTGCCATCCACCGGCGGCGAGGTCAAGTGGATCACTAAGCTGCCGTCGGCGGCTTCCGTGAGGCTTTGGCGTTTGGCATTGGGTTTCACGTTGATTAATTTTTTCATGGTTTTGGGGCAAAACTCAAAAACAAGTGGAAGATTCCCCGCGCTTCCCGTCGAATCTCGTTAGGATCAACGCGAGATCAAGCGTGGGATTACGGTTCAATGAAATATGTACAGGAATATCGAGATGGAACCCTAGCGCGGCAATATGGGGAGGCGATCGCCCACCTCACCACGCGCCCCTGGACGATCATGGAAATTTGCGGCGGCCAAACCCATTCGATCGTTAAATACGGCATTGATACCATCCTACCGCCAGAGATTCGCCTCATCCATGGCCCCGGCTGCCCGGTGTGCGTCACGGATATGAGTATTATTGACCAAGCGATCGCCCTCGCTCAACAGCCCGACGTGATTTTTTGCTCCTTTGGGGATATGTTGCGCGTCCCTGGCACGGAGCATGATTTATTGAGTATCAAAGCCCAGGGCGGTGATGTGCGAATGGTGTACTCGCCCCTCGATGCGGTGCGTTTGGCTCAGGAGAATTGCGATCGCCACGTTGTCTTCTTCGCCGTCGGCTTTGAAACCACCGCCCCCGCCACCGCCATGGCCGTCCACCAAGCCCACAGTCTAGGACTCAATAACTTTTCCCTTCTCGTCTCCCATGTCCTCGTCCCCCCTGCCATGGCCGCCATCTTGGACGATCCCCACTGCCAAGTCCAAGGCTTCCTCGCAGCGGGCCATGTCTGCACCGTCATGGGCTATCAAGAATACGAACCGATCGCCAACCGCTACCAGATCCCCATCGTCGTCACCGGTTTTGAACCCATCGACATCCTCCAAGGGCTTTATCTCTGCATTCAACAACTCGAAGCCGGTCAAGCCACCTGCGCAAACCAATACGCCCGCTCCGTCCAACCCCAAGGCAACCCCCACGCCCAAGCCCTGATCCAAAAAATCTTCGCGATCGTCTCCCAACGGTGGCGCGGCCTCGGCGCGATTCCCCACAGCGGCCTAGGATTAAAACCGGCCTACGCCGCCTTTGATGCCCAACTGCGTTTTGCGGATCTCCTCGCCACCCAAACCCCCGCCCCCATCCCCACCGAATGCATTAGCGGCGACATCATGCGCGGCGTGAAGAAACCCCACGAATGCCCCGCCTTTGGGCGAAACTGCACCCCAGAGCGGCCCCTCGGTGCGCCGATGGTGTCCTCGGAGGGAGCCTGCGCCGCCTATTACCGCTATCGCCAACCCGATGCGATCGCCTCTTAAGCATGACGATGATCGAGGGCTTAGAAGCTCAGCACCTACAACGGCGATGTGTTGGGGTTGTGTCGGGATTTGGAGGTCAAATTCCGACGGTCTGGCCTGTGGCAATTTGGTAGGATAAACAGTACATCATCGTTAGTCAACAACAGGTAAAGCGCGTGGTAGTCAAGCCAGAATGGTTACGAGTTAAAGCACCGCAACGGGAACGGATCGGCAGTGTGACAGAGATTCTGCGCGATCTTGACCTCAATACGGTTTGTGAGGAAGCGTCCTGCCCGAATATTGGCGAATGTTTCCACGCTGGAACCGCCACCTTTTTAATCATGGGCCCCGCCTGTACCCGTGCCTGCCCCTACTGCGATATTGATTTTGAGAAAAAGCCCCAAGCCCTCGATCCCACCGAACCGATTCGCTTAGGGGAAGCCGTCGGCCGACTCAAGCTCAATCATGTGGTGATCACCTCGGTAAACCGCGATGATCTACCCGATGGCGGCGCGTCCCAGTTTCAACGCTGCATTGCAGAGGTGCGCAAAATTTCGCCCC
Coding sequences within:
- the hypD gene encoding hydrogenase formation protein HypD, with the translated sequence MKYVQEYRDGTLARQYGEAIAHLTTRPWTIMEICGGQTHSIVKYGIDTILPPEIRLIHGPGCPVCVTDMSIIDQAIALAQQPDVIFCSFGDMLRVPGTEHDLLSIKAQGGDVRMVYSPLDAVRLAQENCDRHVVFFAVGFETTAPATAMAVHQAHSLGLNNFSLLVSHVLVPPAMAAILDDPHCQVQGFLAAGHVCTVMGYQEYEPIANRYQIPIVVTGFEPIDILQGLYLCIQQLEAGQATCANQYARSVQPQGNPHAQALIQKIFAIVSQRWRGLGAIPHSGLGLKPAYAAFDAQLRFADLLATQTPAPIPTECISGDIMRGVKKPHECPAFGRNCTPERPLGAPMVSSEGACAAYYRYRQPDAIAS